One Schistocerca nitens isolate TAMUIC-IGC-003100 chromosome 1, iqSchNite1.1, whole genome shotgun sequence DNA segment encodes these proteins:
- the LOC126249018 gene encoding uncharacterized protein LOC126249018 yields the protein MRTRAAAAWLAAAAALALQQVAWGHVLSQQDTSLSSQSRETRAARGDHMEEDHMDEHPGHAKSDSALSYYEFLINEGSYKFWAWFQLATAALLIYSVFAAIYYSKYTYYTNASDYDYDYFFKRSGEPASAARSAPTTQSSTFLGLSAQTYQRILDAITSKNYS from the exons ATGAGGACTCGCGCGGCAGCAGCATGGCTGGCGGCAGCAGCCGCCCTCGCCCTCCAGCAAGTAGCCTGGGGTCACGTGCTCAGCCAACAGGACACCAGCCTCAGTTCGCAAAG CAGAGAAACACGAGCCGCGCGGGGTGACCACATGGAGGAGGACCACATGGACGAGCACCCGGGCCACGCCAAATCGGACTCGGCGCTCAGCTACTACGAGTTCCTCATTAACGAGGGATCGTACAAGTTCTGGGCGTGGTTCCAGCTGGCGACGGCGGCGCTGCTCATCTACTCAGTGTTCGCGGCCATCTACTACTCCAAGTACACGTACTACACCAACGCCTCCGACTACGACTACGACTACTTCTTCAAGCGGTCCGGCGAGCCGGCGTCGGCGGCGCGGTCGGCCCCCACGACACAGAGCTCAACCTTCCTGGGGCTCTCCGCGCAGACCTACCAGAGGATCCTCGACGCCATCACCAGCAAGAATTACTCATGA